One stretch of Muribaculum intestinale DNA includes these proteins:
- a CDS encoding DUF1735 and LamG domain-containing protein — MKFSAYIQATLCIAAAMFTACSDDTETVANRIYDTSAMEPSTVLIDGMAESSVQTFTVKMANPTDRDETVTYGVEPSLVERYNAIYGTAIMLPAENYELTQPTATIIAGAVESDDVVVTVKNLTSLDRNLVYVLPVTVVSSSVEVLESQRTHFIVVRGAALVNIVADITRNYCSLNNSADATQLNGITDITVQWIMNVNEFGKLISTVMGIEGRFLLRIGDAGVPDNQLQLATSNGNVTDPSWQFETGKWLRCAFTFSSSTGAATLWINGNKKATLTSGYSGSVNWASDDFYIGKSYDNERWLTGCIGEARVWNRILTDAELSDEDQAFLVPVDSEGLVAYWKFNEGAGSLIHDYANGYDLTCNTAPTWVSVSLPEK; from the coding sequence ATGAAATTTTCAGCATATATTCAGGCAACCCTCTGCATCGCCGCTGCAATGTTTACAGCATGCTCCGACGACACCGAAACGGTTGCCAACAGAATCTACGACACGTCGGCCATGGAGCCATCGACAGTCCTTATCGACGGAATGGCCGAAAGCTCCGTGCAGACCTTCACCGTGAAAATGGCCAACCCGACCGACCGCGACGAGACCGTGACCTACGGTGTGGAACCTTCACTGGTAGAACGCTACAACGCCATATACGGCACCGCAATAATGCTCCCCGCAGAGAATTATGAACTCACCCAGCCTACCGCCACTATCATCGCCGGAGCCGTAGAGAGCGACGATGTCGTGGTAACTGTAAAGAATCTCACATCTCTCGACAGAAACCTTGTATACGTACTGCCCGTGACTGTTGTAAGCTCGTCGGTAGAGGTACTTGAAAGCCAGCGCACACATTTCATAGTCGTACGTGGTGCCGCACTTGTAAATATCGTTGCCGACATTACCAGAAACTACTGCTCGCTCAACAACAGCGCCGACGCCACCCAGCTCAACGGCATTACCGACATTACCGTACAGTGGATTATGAACGTCAATGAATTCGGCAAACTCATATCTACAGTAATGGGTATCGAAGGCCGTTTCCTCCTGCGTATCGGCGATGCCGGCGTTCCCGACAATCAGCTTCAGCTGGCCACCTCCAACGGCAACGTCACCGATCCCTCATGGCAGTTTGAGACAGGCAAGTGGCTCCGATGCGCATTTACCTTCAGCTCATCGACAGGCGCCGCAACACTCTGGATCAACGGCAACAAGAAAGCCACTCTTACATCAGGCTACTCCGGTTCTGTCAACTGGGCTTCCGACGACTTCTACATCGGAAAATCATACGACAACGAGCGCTGGCTCACGGGCTGCATTGGTGAAGCCCGAGTATGGAACCGCATACTTACAGACGCCGAGCTGAGCGATGAAGACCAGGCATTCCTCGTTCCCGTAGACTCCGAAGGTCTAGTAGCATACTGGAAGTTTAACGAAGGCGCCGGATCGCTCATACACGATTACGCCAACGGCTACGACCTCACATGCAATACCGCACCCACATGGGTTTCTGTATCGCTCCCTGAAAAATAA
- a CDS encoding BT_3987 domain-containing protein, translating into MKKNFLFRSCLVAAVALTAAACSDDADLGKVDTDKLNVPDGSVVYVTDAEGKRKFSSIEFRDATTTQLWVHSPKAVAADCNVTFAYDPSVLADYNSANATEYKAVPQGVVSFAGNGSATIAAGTTTASVEYTLTSDGSLTYTDTYVLPLRVTISGGAQLGKTDETRLIFVRDLTNLPDATKYVNDGNGNMVEGVKMFNCIEVNGTNPLCTMAFTLDRSGKPLYDAVILFSSNINFDSETGRVYIFHNENVQHVLDNADKYLRPLKERGIKVILSVLGNHDKSGVANLSDATAKDFAKQIKNCCDAYDLDGVMLDDEYSDYETNPVPPGFVAPSVDALSRLFYEIKKVQPERLNITYAFARAAYMNPVRDLETGELVNPGDYVDFAFANYPDTPTSNPIINNYAGISNRQLGYCSMEFAQGGSDLWSKNALQSTYAAGYGCHLVFAMSLESNTFPATNNDRFQALGNAAEVFYGESIVWDGNTYGKDW; encoded by the coding sequence ATGAAGAAAAATTTCTTATTCAGATCCTGCCTTGTCGCTGCCGTGGCACTCACTGCCGCAGCATGCTCCGACGACGCCGATCTCGGCAAGGTAGATACAGACAAGCTCAATGTGCCTGACGGAAGCGTGGTATACGTCACCGACGCTGAAGGAAAGCGCAAATTCTCCTCTATCGAATTCCGCGACGCAACCACAACACAGCTCTGGGTACACTCTCCCAAGGCTGTAGCCGCCGACTGCAATGTGACCTTCGCCTACGACCCCTCTGTGCTCGCCGACTACAACTCCGCCAATGCTACAGAATATAAGGCAGTGCCTCAGGGCGTAGTATCATTCGCAGGCAACGGTTCTGCCACAATCGCAGCCGGAACGACCACCGCATCGGTCGAATATACCCTCACCTCCGACGGCTCGCTTACATACACCGATACCTACGTTCTCCCTCTCCGTGTCACAATCTCCGGCGGCGCACAGCTCGGCAAGACCGATGAGACGCGCCTGATATTCGTAAGAGACCTCACCAATCTTCCCGACGCCACAAAATATGTCAATGACGGCAACGGCAACATGGTGGAAGGCGTAAAGATGTTCAACTGTATCGAGGTCAACGGCACCAATCCCCTCTGCACAATGGCTTTCACACTCGACCGTTCGGGCAAGCCTCTGTATGACGCCGTAATCCTCTTCTCCTCCAACATCAACTTCGACTCAGAGACAGGACGTGTGTACATCTTCCACAACGAGAACGTGCAGCACGTGCTTGACAACGCCGACAAGTATCTGCGTCCGCTCAAGGAGCGCGGCATAAAGGTTATACTGTCGGTACTCGGCAACCACGACAAATCGGGTGTGGCCAATCTCAGCGACGCCACCGCCAAGGATTTCGCCAAGCAGATCAAGAACTGCTGCGATGCCTACGATCTCGACGGTGTAATGCTCGACGACGAATACTCCGACTACGAGACCAACCCTGTACCCCCGGGCTTCGTAGCTCCCTCGGTCGACGCCCTTTCAAGACTTTTCTATGAAATCAAGAAAGTACAGCCCGAGCGCTTGAACATAACCTATGCCTTCGCACGCGCCGCGTATATGAATCCCGTACGTGACCTTGAGACCGGCGAATTGGTAAATCCCGGCGACTACGTCGACTTCGCATTCGCCAACTACCCCGATACTCCTACCTCCAACCCCATCATCAACAACTACGCAGGCATAAGCAATCGCCAGCTCGGCTACTGCTCGATGGAATTTGCCCAGGGAGGCTCCGACCTCTGGTCGAAGAACGCGCTACAGTCAACCTACGCCGCCGGCTACGGATGCCACCTCGTATTCGCCATGAGCCTTGAGAGCAACACCTTCCCGGCTACAAACAACGACCGCTTCCAGGCTCTCGGCAACGCAGCCGAAGTATTCTATGGCGAAAGCATAGTATGGGACGGCAACACTTACGGCAAGGACTGGTAA